The window CGGCCTCCTGCAGCATCTGCCTCAGCTTGACGTGGAGCTGGGCAAGTCGCCCTGGGTGGGGAGTCCCGTCGGTGTCTTCATAGCTCTCTAAAGGATCAGGATACAGAACATGGCTTAACTTGCTCAGCCCCACCGTGAGCCTCAGCAAGTCCTCTAGGACAGCTGTGGAGATGGGGTTTCCACAGAAGCTGAGGGTCTTCAGTTGGGAACAGTGGCCCAGGGCAGGAAGGAGGGCGCTGAACTGGGAATCCATGATCCCACACTCATCTAGAGCCAGATCCCGGAGGGTGGATGAGGCTCTCTCCAACAGAAACTTGAGGGGCCCAGGACTCATGTTGGTCAGGCTGACACCACTCAGACTCAGATTCTTCAGCTGACCGACATTTGGGCAGAGGGACAGATGCATCAGGTCTGATTCCAACAGCAGGCAGTTAGTGATGGACAGGGTCTCCAAAGAGGTCTTCACACACCTGGGGAGAAACACACAGAGAGAATTAGTTCTGGGGAATGGTCATGGTAGCTAGAGGGTGCTGAGGAAAGACCTTGGGCAGACATACCGTCTGTCCACAAAGAACTTGTTTGGGAAAACGACAGTTATCCTCAAGCCCAGCCATTCTCACCATCTGATGGTGGTCAGCACTTGGCATGCCACATGCGGCTTATGGGTATTTAAGGCAgtctgatcttaggtggaaattTCCCCATGACTTTAATTGTCCTGTGACTGGGTCAAGTGAATGTAATCTCTACTGATCCCTTTCTTCAGCTCTCAAGACAGAGCCATATATCTATCCTCCTTACCCCACTGACTTGCTGTGAGAATGAATCAAGATAACAATGAAACATGCTCAGAGGACACTGACATGATGCGTCTATCAACAGGTGGCACAACTGGATGTTATTACTGGGAGACAAGACTGAAAGTAATTTCCAACTCAGCGTCCTTAGGGCCACTGCTTGGGCCCAGCCACCCATATCTGTGCCAGATGAGGCTCCTGGCAGACAAGCATAAAGGAGAAACCTGAGCATGGTCTGTTCACATCAGCTGAGGCTGCAGGGCTTCAGGGGTTTGCCTATAGCCCTGTGTCATGGGCAAAGCAACTATCATCTTTTATAATTTCCAGCACTTGCTCCTTCACCCACACCTGAAGAATCACACATTGCCCATACAATAACTTGTTAGGAGCACAAGGCAACCCTTTTACAGTCAGGGAAGTTTGCAGGAGGTGACTCCTGTTTACAGAGCTGGTGAATGCAGAGCTTACATTTTGACACTTTTCATTAGCTGGGCTTTCCCCCGTTCCCTCTTCTCCTATTTTCATCTTAACTTAGACATTACTTCCTAAAGCAGAATTATCAAGTCTTCCCTGGCTAGGCCCAGATGGTCATCATAGAGTTCCTAACATAGTTTCTGTCCTGTAAGCAGCTACCCCACTTTATTATAGACATTATTGAAGAAGACAATGCGAAGAAAGAATCTCCTGAACATAGCTGCCAGCAAGCACACACAATCAATGCCTGTTATtatgtaaagaaatgaagacGGCTTGGCTCTGGTTCACAGAAAGGCCTCGCCACTCCTCACCTGAGAACCTGGTCCAAGCGACCTTCCAGAAAGCAGACAGAGTCCAAATGGAGGACATGTAAATGCTGCAGATGGAGTAACTGGGAGGTGAACAGGCTAACATACTGCTCTTCCATCGCTGGAGTCATATCAGAAGACACGTGGATGTGGGACAGGAGGAGCCTGCGCAGGTTCACCATCTGGCCCATGTGAGGAGCAAACCTCCCCAGGGTGGACAGTTTCCAGGTGCAGTTCACTTCCAAATTCTGGATTGACTCCAGCTCCACCACCTTCAGGATCTTCCTGATATTCTGTATCGGCATGGCAAAAATCTTGAGTTTCTTACAGCACAGGTGTAAATCATTCCTCTGCTGGACCTTCTTAATGAGGTAGGTGAGGAATTGGTCAGGGGTGCTCTCACTGAGGCAAAGGTCCAGGAGCACCTCCAGTGGAGCGGAAGGCTGCTTCTCCTCCACTTTCTGCCTCTTAGTCATGGGCTTGGCTGTCCCTGGCTCTGTCAGTGAGAACATACGGGGTGCAGATCCAGACCAAACGTTCCAGAAGTCCTGATGAGCATGCTTCCGTAAATCCAGCACCTGTAGTTTCCATCTCCTGTGGGGGTAACAGATGATTGGCTGAGACACTTCAagatcaattcagaagaagactATTCGGGTCAGGATTTAGGCAAGGACCGGAGATCTGATAGGCACTTTTAATCCCATATACCGGATAGCAGCTgtttccttccccctcctcctcctccacgtGCCCAGTTCCAGAACCTTTAAGTACCCCTGGGAGGAGGGGGCTGCATGtttcctctgtcagctctgcaCTTTTATTAGCTTTCTATTTCCGGAAGCCCTTCTCCTAAGTGAGCCGAGCAACGGCCCCAGGCCTCCTCAAGCTTCCTCATGACACCTAAGAGTCTGGGATCCACCCTGATCCTCTCTAACCCACCTGTCATGCTGACTCCCCTGGCCCTACCAGGTGACCTTGATCACACTCACCTGGGGCGAACCTTCTGGGCAAGCAGGCCATCGATCCCAGCAAACGCAGCCTGTATGGTCTCCCGGTGAATCCGCTGTTCCGTCACTAGGGCCCCCAATGGGAGGCAGGCAAAGGGCCAGGCTTGCACCAGGGCCCTGAGGGCCTCACAGTGTCTCCCAGTGAAGGCTGCTGTGAACAGCGGTGGGAAGAGCTCGGTAGGCAGCTCCTCCAGCACTGAGATGGCCAAGGCCTTGTCCCTTAGCAGGCTCTCACAGGCCAGTTCCAGGAGCCTGGGTGGGGCCTGGCTGCTCATCCTGATGAATCTGCTTTGAAAAGAATCCTGAGGAAACACCCAGGGAACAAGACGTCCTTCAAGGCCAAGCACGAACAATCTCATCTTCTCCATTCCCAGAGGAACCGACTCAGGGCCAAAGTTACTGTTCTCACAATTGGGGTGGGTGGTGGTTGGGGTGCCCTCAGTTTATCCCAAATCCACTCTGGTACTCCAACCAGGAGAGTGTCTCATCAAGCCCCTAGAAAGTGAGAAGACAACCACCGCCCCATTCCACTAATACCAGTAGCAAGTGAGTCCAGATAAGCCTGCAAGCTGGCCCCACCCTTTTAGGGAGAAGTTTCTGATGATTACTCAAGGAGCTAAACCATTGGGAATGGGGTGGAAGAATGATGTGGCCCAGCAGAGTCAACATTCTATGTGTTCCAGCAGATAACCAGGCTGGGAAGGATTTACGGGCAGCCAGAAAATGGgtgcattatttttcattaaaaaagaattgGGCCCCTTCTCCCCGGCGGTTAGTGCTGAGAGTGCGGAGTGTGTGCTCCGGGCTCggaacacacatttattattaaaaaatccaaaaaaaatctaaaaaaatcttttaaaaaacccaaaaaaaatttacaaaaaatccGCGTCTCCCCCGCCggagacttttatttttttttccttcctcttttataaaataacCCGGTGAAGCAGCCGAGACCgacccgcccgcccgcccgcggCCCCGCAGCAGCTCCAAGAAGGAAACAGGAGACCGAGGCCTTCCCGCTGCCCGACCCGACACCGCCACCCGGGCTTCCTAGCCAGCAGCCAGCGGCAGGGGATCGACCCCGTTCTGCGTCCGTTGAGTAGTTTTCGATTCCGGTTGATTTTTGTCCCTCTGCGCTTGCCCCCGCTCCTCTCCCCCCGGCTCCGGCCCCTGGCCCCGGCCCGGCCCCTGGCCCCAGCACTCGCTCTCCTCTCACGGAAAGGTCGCGGCCTCTGGCCCTGCGGGCAGCCGTGCCGAGATGAACCCCAGCGCCCCCAGCTACCCCATGGCCTCGCTCTACGTGGGGGACCTACACCCCGACGTGACCGAGGCGATGCTCTACGAGAAGTTCAGCCCGGCCGGGCCCATCCTCTCCATCCGGGTCTGCAGGGACATGATCACCCGCTGCTCCTTGGGCTACGCGTATGTGAACTTCCAGCAGCCAGCAGACGCGGAACGTGCTTTGGACACCATGAATTTTGATGTTATAAAGGGCAAGCCAGTACGCATCATGTGGTCTCAGCGTGATCCATCGCTTCGCAAAAGTGGAGTGGGCaacatattcattaaaaatttggACAAATCTATTGATAATAAAGCACTGTATGATACATTTTCTGCTTTTGGTAACATCCTTTCATGTAAGGTGGTTTGTGATGAAAATGGTTCCAAGGGCTATGGATTTGTACATTTTGAGACACAGGAAGCAGCTGAAAGAGCTattgaaaaaatgaatgggaTGCTTCTAAATGATCGCAAAGTATTTGTTGGACGATTTAAGTCTCGTAAAGAACGAGAAGCCGAACTTGGAGCTAGGGCTAAAGAGTTCACCAATGTTTACATCAAGAATTTTGGAGAAGACATGGATGATGAGCGCCTTAAGGATCTCTTTGGCAAGTTTGGACCTGCCTTAAGTGTGAAAGTAATGACTGATGAAAGTGGAAAATCCAAAGGTTTTGGATTTGTGAGCTTCGAAAGGCATGAAGATGCACAGAAAGCTGTGGATGAGATGAATGGAAAGGAGCTCAATGGAAAACAAATTTATGTTGGTAGAGCTCAGAAAAAGGTGGAACGACAGACAGAACTTAAGCGCAAATTTGAACAGATGAAGCAAGATCGGATCACCAGATACCAGGGTGTTAACCTTTATGTGAAAAACCTTGATGATGGTATTGATGATGAGCGTCTTCGGAAAGAGTTTTCTCCATTTGGTACAATCACTAGTGCAAAGGTTATGATGGAGGGTGGTCGCAGCAAAGGGTTTGGTTTTGTATGTTTCTCCTCCCCAGAAGAAGCCACTAAAGCAGTTACCGAAATGAATGGTAGAATTGTGGCCACCAAGCCATTGTATGTAGCTTTAGCTCAGCGCAAAGAAGAGCGCCAGGCTCACCTCACTAACCAGTATATGCAGAGAATGGCAAGTGTAAGAGCTGTGCCGAACCCTGTAATCAACCCCTACCAGCCAGCCCCTCCTTCAGGTTAC is drawn from Tamandua tetradactyla isolate mTamTet1 chromosome 5, mTamTet1.pri, whole genome shotgun sequence and contains these coding sequences:
- the LOC143682304 gene encoding melanoma antigen preferentially expressed in tumors-like, whose translation is MEKMRLFVLGLEGRLVPWVFPQDSFQSRFIRMSSQAPPRLLELACESLLRDKALAISVLEELPTELFPPLFTAAFTGRHCEALRALVQAWPFACLPLGALVTEQRIHRETIQAAFAGIDGLLAQKVRPRRWKLQVLDLRKHAHQDFWNVWSGSAPRMFSLTEPGTAKPMTKRQKVEEKQPSAPLEVLLDLCLSESTPDQFLTYLIKKVQQRNDLHLCCKKLKIFAMPIQNIRKILKVVELESIQNLEVNCTWKLSTLGRFAPHMGQMVNLRRLLLSHIHVSSDMTPAMEEQYVSLFTSQLLHLQHLHVLHLDSVCFLEGRLDQVLRCVKTSLETLSITNCLLLESDLMHLSLCPNVGQLKNLSLSGVSLTNMSPGPLKFLLERASSTLRDLALDECGIMDSQFSALLPALGHCSQLKTLSFCGNPISTAVLEDLLRLTVGLSKLSHVLYPDPLESYEDTDGTPHPGRLAQLHVKLRQMLQEAGRPSMIWSRANSCPRCGNRTFYDPGPLLCPCYLPV